The following are from one region of the Stenotrophomonas lactitubi genome:
- a CDS encoding DUF2946 family protein has product MLLVLLAPLVSRWLADAHVAVAAPVAVMDHTLHAQHAMEGHHDHHAMAMQHGEAAPKPPADPHADHEMGVDCDYCLIAARLITLLVAALLLMMPLAPVCRALRGAVQTLPQRISGTLGARGPPVLLAA; this is encoded by the coding sequence ATGCTGCTGGTGCTGCTTGCCCCGCTGGTGAGCCGCTGGCTGGCAGATGCGCACGTTGCTGTTGCTGCACCGGTGGCGGTCATGGACCACACCCTGCACGCACAGCACGCGATGGAAGGGCACCACGACCACCACGCGATGGCAATGCAGCATGGCGAAGCCGCACCGAAGCCGCCGGCCGATCCACACGCCGACCACGAGATGGGCGTGGACTGCGACTACTGCCTGATTGCCGCACGACTGATCACCCTGCTGGTGGCGGCGCTGCTGTTGATGATGCCGCTGGCACCGGTGTGCCGCGCGCTGCGTGGTGCGGTGCAGACGTTGCCGCAGCGGATCAGCGGCACGTTGGGAGCGCGTGGGCCACCGGTACTGCTGGCCGCTTGA
- a CDS encoding TonB-dependent receptor, whose product MKTNPNSVRLRRAALSVACALLLHSASALAADAAPPTTLDTVRVVDTRSGALSSTASTGSALGLSVLQTPASLTVISREQLEQRGDSNLNDAITRAGAISALPHPGNGLSALSSRGFTDGASVMRLYDGLRQYGGVGITFPFDTWSIERIEVLRGPASVIHGDGAIGGVVNIVPKKPSRGAIENEVSVTLGSEDTARLGFGSGGALTPALAYRVDVSGNYSSGWVDRGHNGDATFSGALLWQPRADLQFTLTHAQGYQKPMRYFGTPLIDGRQLDALRHENYNVADSVIRFRDRWTQLDALWTPNENVEWRTRVYQIDSQRDWRNAEAYVSNERTGLIDRSGNTQITHNQDQTGLTSTLRLLGNAGGLPNSFAVGFDANRAHFKHTNNTYAGSSGPVDPFNPVPGGFVSDAPNLPRYRNSAEQVALFVEDRLELSERWSVLAGVRHDRATIDRNDLVSGQRAFSKTYNSTGWRAGTVFAVQPSMTLYAQYSQAADPVSGLLMISPANGVFDLAKGKQIEIGMKQAFDGGEWTLAAYRIRKTGLLSRDPLQPDRRVQVGAQTSKGIEASLNWAFAPQWSLDANATVLKAEFEDFLEATGTPAVIVSRDGNVPPNVAERLANAWLSWQFLPDWSVASGVRYVGKRYADNANTLQLPGYTTTDLALTWQAAPRTRVTARVFNVFDKAYYATAYYTSTQWLLGADRRVEFTFDQRF is encoded by the coding sequence ATGAAAACAAACCCCAACTCCGTGCGCCTGCGTCGGGCGGCGCTGTCTGTCGCTTGTGCGCTGCTGCTGCACTCCGCTTCTGCCCTTGCTGCCGACGCGGCACCACCGACCACCCTGGATACCGTCCGCGTGGTGGATACCCGCAGCGGTGCGCTGTCCTCCACCGCCAGCACCGGCTCGGCCCTCGGCCTGAGCGTGCTGCAGACCCCGGCCAGCCTGACCGTGATTTCGCGCGAGCAGTTGGAGCAGCGCGGTGATTCCAATCTCAACGACGCGATCACCCGCGCCGGCGCGATCAGCGCACTTCCCCATCCGGGCAACGGCCTGAGTGCGCTGTCCAGCCGTGGCTTTACCGATGGCGCCTCGGTGATGCGCCTGTACGACGGCCTGCGCCAGTACGGCGGTGTGGGCATCACCTTCCCGTTCGATACCTGGTCGATCGAGCGCATCGAAGTGCTGCGTGGGCCGGCCTCGGTCATCCATGGTGATGGCGCCATCGGCGGCGTGGTCAACATCGTGCCGAAGAAGCCTTCGCGCGGTGCCATCGAGAACGAGGTAAGCGTCACCCTGGGCAGCGAAGACACCGCGCGACTCGGATTCGGCAGTGGCGGTGCGCTCACGCCGGCGCTGGCTTACCGCGTGGACGTCAGCGGCAACTACAGCAGCGGGTGGGTCGACCGCGGCCACAACGGCGATGCCACGTTTTCCGGTGCGTTGCTGTGGCAGCCACGGGCGGATCTGCAGTTCACGCTGACCCATGCGCAGGGCTACCAGAAGCCGATGCGCTACTTCGGTACGCCGTTGATCGATGGGCGGCAGCTGGATGCACTGCGCCACGAGAACTACAACGTGGCCGACAGCGTGATTCGTTTCCGCGACCGCTGGACCCAGCTTGATGCGCTGTGGACGCCGAACGAGAACGTGGAGTGGCGCACGCGCGTCTACCAGATCGACAGCCAGCGCGATTGGCGCAACGCCGAGGCCTATGTCTCCAACGAGCGCACCGGCCTGATCGACCGCTCCGGCAACACCCAGATCACCCACAACCAGGACCAGACAGGGCTGACCTCCACGCTGCGCCTGCTGGGGAATGCGGGCGGACTGCCCAACAGTTTCGCCGTTGGCTTCGATGCCAACCGTGCGCATTTCAAGCACACCAACAACACCTATGCGGGCAGCTCGGGACCGGTGGATCCCTTCAACCCGGTGCCCGGCGGGTTCGTCAGCGATGCACCCAACCTGCCGCGCTACCGCAACAGCGCCGAGCAGGTCGCGCTGTTCGTGGAAGACCGGCTGGAACTGAGCGAGCGTTGGTCGGTGCTTGCTGGCGTGCGTCACGATCGCGCCACGATCGATCGCAACGACCTGGTCAGCGGCCAGCGGGCGTTCTCGAAGACCTACAACAGCACCGGCTGGCGCGCGGGCACGGTGTTCGCGGTACAACCGTCGATGACCCTCTATGCGCAGTACTCGCAGGCGGCGGACCCGGTCAGTGGGCTGTTGATGATCAGTCCGGCCAACGGCGTGTTCGATCTGGCCAAGGGCAAGCAGATCGAGATCGGCATGAAGCAGGCCTTCGATGGGGGCGAGTGGACGCTGGCAGCCTATCGCATCCGCAAGACCGGGCTGCTCAGCCGTGACCCGCTGCAACCGGACCGTCGCGTGCAGGTGGGTGCACAGACCTCAAAGGGAATCGAAGCCTCGTTGAACTGGGCCTTCGCGCCGCAGTGGTCGCTGGATGCCAACGCGACCGTGCTCAAGGCCGAGTTCGAGGATTTCCTGGAAGCCACCGGCACGCCGGCGGTGATCGTCTCGCGTGATGGCAACGTGCCGCCGAACGTGGCTGAGCGCCTGGCCAACGCCTGGTTGAGCTGGCAGTTCCTGCCCGACTGGAGCGTGGCCAGTGGCGTGCGCTACGTGGGCAAGCGCTATGCCGACAACGCCAACACGCTGCAGCTGCCGGGTTACACCACCACCGATCTGGCCCTGACCTGGCAGGCAGCCCCACGTACACGGGTGACCGCGCGCGTGTTCAACGTGTTCGACAAGGCGTACTACGCCACGGCGTACTACACCAGCACGCAGTGGCTGCTGGGCGCCGACCGGCGCGTCGAATTCACCTTCGACCAGCGCTTCTGA
- a CDS encoding tautomerase family protein — translation MPLARIDLRKGKTVEYRQRVGEAIYQAMRAVGVPENDRFQIFQEHDGGTLVFDPGYLGIARSDDFICIQITWNEGRTLEQKKALYLGIADGLHAAVGIRREDVFINLVEVKKENWSFGNGQAQYVS, via the coding sequence ATGCCGCTCGCCCGCATCGATCTTCGCAAAGGTAAAACCGTGGAGTACCGCCAGCGTGTCGGCGAGGCGATCTACCAGGCCATGCGCGCGGTCGGCGTGCCGGAAAACGATCGCTTCCAGATCTTCCAGGAGCACGACGGCGGCACGCTCGTGTTCGACCCGGGTTACCTCGGCATCGCCCGCAGCGATGACTTCATCTGCATCCAGATCACCTGGAACGAAGGGCGCACGCTGGAGCAGAAAAAGGCGTTGTACCTGGGCATTGCCGATGGCCTGCATGCGGCAGTGGGTATCCGCCGCGAGGATGTGTTCATCAATCTGGTGGAAGTGAAGAAGGAGAACTGGTCGTTCGGTAACGGCCAGGCGCAGTACGTGAGTTGA
- a CDS encoding RICIN domain-containing protein produces MNYVSMGVLAIGIAAASSGAQAKSLPRLYNFPTTTTASVSNALPAPGQVIQLSAQVDGQALGLYHIPGNDQIGGTVEFKVNGQAVGKVQVSTVNTPFLGTVSDLDKGCWAAIRDVQVCTHKYAYGRPAKVAINYTVPAGFTTASITATFSGDGQFSQGSVSAPVNLRNIPTFGEIRGMGNKCLDAEGANTAPGTAIQVWDCTPGTAQQLWTVKPNTSTITGVPSNRVLDIVGYGTSNGSRIQLYDAHGDWNQSWKFTNTSIVGVANKVLDATGASSANGTKIQLYSNALTSNQKWEFNPANGSIVGVGGKCLDVEGANSADGTRVQLWDCTGVPQQRFELGADGSIRGLGGKCLEAADGASHDGNPIRMWSCNGGAHQSWRLVGEIRNPQTNMCLDDPGMGNTNGSKVHMWMCQGTENQRWEFSSY; encoded by the coding sequence ATGAATTACGTTTCGATGGGTGTTCTCGCAATTGGAATTGCAGCTGCGTCTTCAGGCGCACAGGCCAAATCGTTGCCGCGTCTGTACAACTTCCCGACCACCACAACTGCCTCTGTTTCCAACGCACTTCCGGCGCCGGGACAGGTTATCCAGCTTTCCGCGCAGGTCGATGGCCAGGCGCTGGGGCTGTATCACATTCCGGGCAACGATCAGATCGGTGGGACGGTCGAGTTCAAGGTCAATGGCCAGGCGGTGGGCAAGGTGCAGGTCAGTACGGTCAACACGCCGTTCCTCGGTACGGTTTCCGACCTGGACAAGGGGTGCTGGGCTGCCATCCGTGACGTCCAGGTCTGTACGCACAAGTACGCCTACGGCCGTCCGGCCAAGGTCGCGATCAACTACACCGTTCCGGCAGGTTTCACTACCGCATCGATCACCGCGACGTTCAGTGGCGATGGTCAGTTCTCGCAAGGGTCTGTGTCGGCGCCAGTCAACCTGCGCAACATTCCCACCTTTGGTGAGATCCGCGGCATGGGCAACAAGTGCCTGGATGCCGAGGGCGCCAACACCGCGCCGGGCACCGCCATCCAGGTGTGGGATTGCACGCCGGGCACCGCACAGCAGCTTTGGACGGTGAAGCCCAATACCTCGACCATCACGGGGGTGCCCAGCAATCGCGTGCTCGATATCGTGGGCTATGGCACCAGCAACGGAAGCCGGATCCAGCTCTACGACGCGCATGGTGACTGGAACCAATCGTGGAAGTTCACCAACACGTCCATCGTCGGTGTGGCCAACAAGGTGCTGGATGCTACCGGTGCGTCAAGCGCCAACGGCACCAAGATCCAGCTGTACAGCAATGCGCTGACCAGCAACCAGAAGTGGGAGTTCAATCCCGCCAACGGCTCGATTGTCGGTGTCGGTGGCAAGTGCCTGGATGTTGAGGGTGCGAATTCCGCGGATGGCACCCGCGTGCAGTTGTGGGATTGCACGGGCGTGCCGCAGCAGCGCTTCGAACTGGGCGCGGACGGGTCTATCCGTGGGCTGGGCGGCAAATGCCTGGAAGCGGCTGACGGTGCGAGCCATGACGGGAATCCGATCCGCATGTGGTCCTGCAATGGTGGCGCGCACCAGTCCTGGCGGCTGGTAGGCGAGATCCGCAACCCGCAGACCAACATGTGCCTGGATGACCCGGGCATGGGTAACACCAATGGCTCGAAGGTGCACATGTGGATGTGCCAGGGCACAGAGAATCAGCGCTGGGAATTCTCCTCCTACTGA
- a CDS encoding PepSY-associated TM helix domain-containing protein, translated as MSLRSTAKRWTYLVHRWLGIGGCLLMLLWFVSGMVMLFIGYPKLTPGERLAALPALADARGWQALSVLPDAVRQEPERVVLTTLRGEPAYVVRSGTHMGAWSALTGQALPPVSAQLAEVSAAQFAGGPAFVGAMPLDEDRWTHSRGLDPHRPLYRVGVGGAEPGDVYVSSRTGEVVLDAPRLQQRWNYVGAWLHWLYFLRMQSVDPVWTWTVIVLSALCTVAAISGVVVGIWRWRFRGQYRSGSKTPYQEPWMRWHHLIGLMASAFVFTWIFSGLMSMNPLGVFSSSRASLNAARYQGEVRADAGVIAQPAAVLAAVHTPQFVPVEIQWRRIGGELFAVALDGNADSRVVTERGGALQVSTAFGADWLQGRVAAMSDARLREFTILQTPDAYFYPRAAEAMNGAAVRRFPVAMADFDDAEATRVYVDLATGDPLLTMGKRERAGRWLFSFLHSWDLPALLRQPNSRLVVLLLLSLAGTALCATATVIGYRRLRMTFSRRKR; from the coding sequence ATGTCGCTGCGATCCACTGCCAAGCGCTGGACCTACCTGGTGCACCGTTGGCTGGGCATTGGTGGGTGCCTGCTGATGTTGCTGTGGTTCGTCAGCGGCATGGTGATGCTGTTCATCGGTTACCCGAAGCTGACGCCGGGAGAACGCTTGGCCGCGCTGCCCGCACTGGCAGATGCGCGCGGCTGGCAGGCACTTTCCGTGCTGCCGGACGCCGTGCGACAGGAGCCTGAGCGGGTCGTGTTGACGACGCTGCGTGGCGAGCCCGCCTACGTGGTGCGCTCCGGGACGCACATGGGCGCGTGGTCGGCGCTTACCGGACAGGCATTGCCGCCTGTATCGGCGCAGCTGGCCGAAGTCTCCGCCGCGCAGTTCGCCGGTGGGCCGGCTTTCGTTGGCGCGATGCCGCTGGACGAGGATCGCTGGACGCATTCGCGCGGCCTTGATCCGCACCGGCCGCTGTACCGCGTCGGCGTGGGTGGCGCAGAGCCTGGTGATGTCTACGTGTCCTCGCGCACCGGCGAAGTGGTGCTGGATGCACCGCGCCTGCAGCAGCGGTGGAACTATGTGGGGGCGTGGCTGCACTGGCTGTACTTCCTGCGTATGCAGTCGGTGGACCCGGTGTGGACGTGGACGGTGATTGTGCTTTCAGCGCTGTGTACGGTGGCCGCGATCAGCGGGGTCGTGGTCGGCATCTGGCGCTGGCGGTTTCGCGGGCAGTACCGCTCAGGGTCGAAGACGCCGTACCAGGAACCGTGGATGCGCTGGCATCACCTGATCGGGTTGATGGCGAGCGCATTCGTGTTCACCTGGATCTTCAGTGGCCTGATGTCGATGAATCCGCTGGGTGTTTTCAGCAGCTCACGCGCCTCGCTCAACGCTGCGCGCTATCAGGGTGAGGTTCGGGCGGATGCAGGCGTCATCGCACAGCCGGCTGCGGTACTGGCTGCAGTGCACACGCCGCAGTTCGTGCCGGTCGAGATCCAGTGGCGACGCATCGGCGGTGAACTGTTCGCTGTGGCGCTGGACGGCAACGCCGATTCACGGGTGGTCACGGAGCGTGGCGGCGCACTGCAGGTATCCACTGCATTCGGTGCAGACTGGCTGCAGGGCAGGGTAGCGGCGATGTCCGATGCGCGCCTGCGTGAGTTCACCATTCTGCAGACGCCCGATGCTTACTTCTATCCGCGCGCTGCAGAGGCGATGAATGGCGCCGCGGTACGTCGCTTTCCGGTGGCGATGGCTGACTTCGATGATGCTGAGGCAACCCGCGTCTATGTGGACCTGGCCACCGGCGATCCGCTGTTGACGATGGGCAAGCGCGAGCGCGCAGGTCGCTGGCTGTTTTCCTTCCTGCACAGCTGGGATCTACCCGCGCTGCTGCGACAGCCGAACAGCCGCTTGGTCGTGCTGCTGTTGCTCAGCCTGGCAGGTACCGCGCTGTGCGCGACGGCCACGGTGATCGGCTATCGGCGGTTGCGGATGACATTCTCGCGGCGGAAACGGTAA
- a CDS encoding DeoR/GlpR family DNA-binding transcription regulator, giving the protein MNSDPALPAERTQLILQELRQQGRVVAAELARRYGISEDSIRRDLRELAAQGLCQRVYGGAVLPAPKAVPLRERMTQDRTGKDELAARVCTLLQPGQVLLIDAGSTNLAIAQQLPGALGLTVITNAPQIATAAAWQDGTTVQLIGGRLAAGGGAVGAEALAQVQHLRADVFLPGPCAVDVDTGVWAMDAEEATLKRAMVACSSRIIVAATTEKLGARGNWQIAGLDDIDDLVLTTSAPPALAARFRAAGIAVHPTPP; this is encoded by the coding sequence ATGAACTCCGACCCCGCCCTCCCCGCCGAACGTACCCAGCTGATCCTGCAGGAGCTGCGCCAGCAGGGGCGCGTAGTGGCCGCCGAACTGGCCCGCCGCTATGGCATATCCGAAGATTCGATCCGCCGCGATCTGCGTGAACTGGCCGCCCAGGGCCTGTGCCAGCGCGTCTATGGTGGCGCGGTGCTGCCGGCCCCGAAGGCGGTACCGCTGCGCGAACGGATGACCCAGGACCGCACCGGCAAGGATGAGCTGGCCGCCCGTGTCTGCACGTTGCTGCAGCCCGGCCAGGTCCTGCTGATCGATGCCGGCTCGACCAACCTGGCCATCGCCCAGCAGCTGCCGGGTGCGCTGGGGCTGACGGTGATCACCAACGCGCCACAGATCGCCACCGCCGCGGCGTGGCAGGACGGCACCACCGTGCAGCTGATCGGTGGGCGCCTGGCCGCAGGCGGCGGCGCGGTCGGTGCCGAGGCGCTGGCCCAGGTGCAGCACCTGCGGGCGGATGTCTTTCTGCCCGGCCCCTGCGCCGTCGACGTCGATACCGGCGTGTGGGCGATGGACGCCGAGGAAGCCACGCTCAAGCGCGCGATGGTCGCCTGCAGCAGCCGCATCATCGTCGCCGCCACCACCGAAAAACTGGGCGCACGCGGCAACTGGCAGATCGCCGGCCTGGACGACATCGACGATCTGGTACTGACCACCTCGGCACCACCTGCGCTGGCCGCCCGTTTCCGTGCCGCCGGTATCGCCGTACATCCGACACCTCCCTGA
- a CDS encoding macro domain-containing protein, with protein sequence MPVSFETGDIFATPGLSSYAHGCNCAGAMGKGIAVAFRQHWPAMYEAYRRLCMAGEFAPGDVFVWEEGAVTVFNLGTQLSWRTKAEFSAVERALSEMLREAEVREVPEIALPSIGAGLGGLEWPRVRALLEAFGAATPIRLRVCETFVEGVPLAA encoded by the coding sequence ATGCCCGTCAGTTTCGAAACCGGCGACATCTTCGCTACACCGGGGTTGAGCAGCTACGCCCACGGATGCAACTGCGCAGGGGCAATGGGCAAGGGCATCGCGGTGGCGTTCCGTCAGCACTGGCCGGCGATGTATGAAGCCTACCGACGCCTTTGCATGGCTGGTGAATTCGCCCCGGGAGATGTCTTTGTATGGGAGGAGGGGGCTGTCACTGTGTTCAATCTGGGCACACAGCTCAGCTGGCGCACGAAGGCTGAGTTCAGTGCGGTAGAGCGAGCGCTGTCGGAGATGCTGCGCGAAGCCGAGGTACGCGAGGTACCCGAGATTGCGCTGCCGAGTATCGGTGCCGGGTTGGGGGGGCTCGAGTGGCCGCGGGTTCGCGCGCTCCTCGAGGCGTTCGGTGCTGCGACGCCGATTCGCCTGCGAGTTTGCGAGACGTTTGTCGAAGGTGTGCCGCTGGCGGCGTGA
- a CDS encoding class I SAM-dependent methyltransferase, producing MPSFSDPHAVARYADGPLRQVPGFLGLQQMTHLLLAEHVPDDGQVLVLGAGGGLELKAFTEAHPQWQMLGIDPAAPMLALAEQTLGPLMAQVTLLEGYVDDAPPTVFDGATCLLTLHFLTVEQRLHTLRELRQRLRPGAPLVVAHHSVPQDAAGKHRWLQRYAAFGEASGIPRADAQRAAAAIAERLPLLSPEQEVALLQEAGFDNVELFYAGFSFKGWVAHAPTAPA from the coding sequence ATGCCTTCCTTCTCCGATCCCCACGCCGTCGCCCGCTACGCCGACGGCCCGCTGCGGCAGGTGCCGGGTTTCCTAGGACTGCAGCAGATGACCCACCTGCTGCTGGCCGAACATGTGCCCGACGATGGCCAGGTGCTGGTGCTCGGCGCAGGTGGCGGCCTGGAGCTCAAGGCCTTCACCGAAGCGCACCCGCAGTGGCAGATGCTCGGTATCGATCCGGCCGCGCCAATGCTCGCGCTGGCCGAACAGACCCTGGGGCCATTGATGGCGCAGGTCACGCTGCTGGAAGGCTACGTCGACGATGCCCCGCCCACCGTCTTCGACGGCGCCACCTGCCTGCTCACCCTGCATTTCCTCACCGTTGAGCAACGACTGCACACCCTGCGCGAACTGCGGCAACGACTGCGTCCGGGTGCGCCGCTGGTGGTCGCCCACCACAGCGTGCCGCAGGACGCGGCCGGCAAGCATCGCTGGCTGCAGCGCTATGCTGCGTTCGGCGAGGCCTCCGGCATTCCACGTGCCGATGCGCAGCGCGCAGCCGCCGCGATCGCCGAGCGTCTACCGCTGTTGTCGCCCGAGCAGGAAGTGGCGCTGCTGCAGGAGGCTGGCTTCGACAACGTGGAACTGTTCTACGCCGGCTTCAGCTTCAAGGGCTGGGTGGCCCATGCGCCGACCGCGCCGGCATAG
- a CDS encoding MFS transporter has translation MSLANRPRAEQHATRAAFFIPGFATALWATLVPFAKARTDINDATLGLVLLCLGAGSLLAMPLSGLFAARLGCRRVMVATTLIICATVPGLALAESVWMLGLVLFVFGAGVGAMDCTMNVQAVVVEREAQRVMMSGFHAFFSIGGFLGAATMTLLLSARMAPISAVLLGVLMMGVVALLSARYWRGERVAHDTLLLAWPRGIVMFIGVLAFIAFLAEGAMLDWSAVFLTDIRQVDASHAGIGYVTFTLTMTVARLFGDRLVERIGRQKAIVAGALLACAGVLVLTLVTPWQASLGGYVLVGLGCANIAPALFSLAGSQNRMPQAIAITAVSTLGFAGILAGPALIGFAANHFGLIAAFVGVAMALLLVAVSTRWLRM, from the coding sequence ATGTCCCTCGCCAACCGACCGCGTGCCGAACAGCACGCGACCCGCGCTGCATTCTTCATTCCCGGCTTCGCTACTGCGCTGTGGGCCACGCTGGTGCCCTTCGCCAAGGCGCGCACCGACATCAACGACGCCACGCTGGGTCTGGTGCTGCTCTGCCTGGGCGCCGGCTCGCTGCTGGCCATGCCGTTGTCGGGCCTGTTCGCCGCACGGCTGGGCTGCCGCCGGGTGATGGTCGCCACCACGCTGATCATCTGCGCAACGGTACCCGGCCTGGCGCTGGCCGAGTCGGTGTGGATGCTGGGCCTGGTGCTGTTCGTCTTCGGTGCCGGCGTGGGTGCGATGGACTGCACCATGAACGTACAGGCCGTGGTGGTGGAACGCGAAGCACAGCGGGTGATGATGTCCGGCTTCCACGCGTTCTTCAGCATCGGTGGATTCCTCGGCGCGGCGACGATGACCCTGTTGCTGAGCGCGCGCATGGCGCCGATCTCGGCGGTGCTGCTCGGCGTATTGATGATGGGTGTGGTCGCACTGCTGTCGGCGCGCTACTGGCGTGGCGAGCGCGTCGCACACGATACACTGCTGCTGGCGTGGCCGCGCGGCATCGTCATGTTCATCGGCGTGCTTGCCTTCATCGCGTTCCTGGCGGAAGGCGCGATGCTGGACTGGAGTGCGGTGTTCCTCACCGACATCCGCCAGGTCGATGCCAGCCATGCCGGCATCGGCTACGTCACCTTCACCCTGACCATGACCGTGGCGCGCCTGTTCGGCGACCGCCTGGTGGAGCGCATCGGCCGGCAGAAGGCCATCGTGGCCGGTGCGCTGCTGGCCTGCGCCGGCGTGCTGGTGCTCACCCTGGTCACGCCGTGGCAGGCGTCACTGGGCGGCTACGTGCTGGTCGGGCTGGGCTGCGCCAACATCGCACCGGCGCTGTTCTCGCTGGCTGGCAGCCAGAACCGGATGCCGCAGGCGATCGCCATCACTGCGGTCTCCACGCTTGGATTTGCCGGCATTCTTGCCGGCCCGGCGCTGATCGGCTTCGCCGCCAATCACTTCGGCCTCATCGCCGCCTTCGTCGGCGTGGCGATGGCGCTGCTGCTGGTGGCGGTGTCGACGCGGTGGCTGCGGATGTAA
- a CDS encoding PilZ domain-containing protein, translated as MSASNARQGILSLAVKDKAALYSAYMPFVKNGGIFVPTPKRYFLGDEVFLLLTLPDSSERLPVAGKVIWVTPAGAQGNRTAGIGVQLADGQEGETVRHKIETILAGLTGSDKPTHTM; from the coding sequence ATGAGTGCCAGCAACGCCCGCCAGGGCATCCTGTCCCTGGCCGTGAAGGACAAGGCCGCGCTGTACAGCGCGTACATGCCGTTCGTGAAGAATGGCGGCATCTTCGTGCCCACGCCCAAGCGTTACTTCCTGGGCGATGAGGTGTTCCTGCTGCTGACCCTGCCTGATTCCAGCGAGCGCCTGCCGGTGGCCGGCAAGGTGATCTGGGTGACCCCGGCCGGCGCGCAGGGCAACCGCACGGCCGGCATCGGCGTGCAGCTGGCGGACGGCCAGGAAGGCGAGACGGTGCGGCACAAGATCGAGACGATCCTGGCCGGCCTGACCGGTTCGGACAAGCCGACGCATACGATGTGA
- the smqnr gene encoding SmQnr family pentapeptide repeat protein — MSSTVHHKLRIGADQFTGQKVVDQQFHECDFSGADLTATEFVNCGFYDADTRTGCRFSGATLKEASFRQCDISMCNFNFIKALGLEISECRAQGADFSNASFMNQITTRSWFCSAFIKKTNLRYANFSRVTLEKCELWENRWEGANVSGASFAGSDLSGGQFDGIDWNTANFTDCDLTNSELGELDVRSTNLRGATLDVQQVALLMQRIGITVVP, encoded by the coding sequence ATGTCCTCCACCGTTCATCACAAGCTGCGCATCGGCGCTGATCAATTCACCGGCCAGAAGGTGGTCGACCAGCAGTTCCACGAGTGCGATTTCTCCGGCGCGGACCTCACCGCCACCGAGTTCGTGAACTGCGGTTTCTACGACGCCGACACGCGCACCGGGTGCCGTTTCAGTGGTGCCACGTTGAAAGAAGCCAGCTTCCGCCAGTGCGACATCAGCATGTGCAACTTCAACTTCATCAAGGCGCTGGGGCTGGAAATCAGCGAGTGCCGCGCGCAGGGCGCCGATTTCAGCAACGCCAGTTTCATGAACCAGATCACCACGCGCAGCTGGTTCTGCAGCGCCTTCATCAAGAAGACCAACCTGCGCTATGCCAACTTCTCGCGGGTGACGCTGGAGAAGTGCGAGCTGTGGGAAAACCGCTGGGAAGGGGCCAACGTCAGCGGTGCCAGTTTTGCAGGGTCGGACCTGTCCGGTGGCCAGTTCGATGGCATCGACTGGAACACGGCCAACTTCACCGATTGCGACCTGACCAACTCCGAACTGGGTGAGCTGGACGTGCGCAGCACCAACCTGCGTGGCGCCACGCTGGATGTGCAGCAGGTGGCGCTGCTGATGCAGCGGATCGGCATCACCGTGGTGCCTTGA